Proteins encoded within one genomic window of Vairimorpha necatrix chromosome 3, complete sequence:
- a CDS encoding iron hydrogenase produces MKSENKPCVSPFTFKLEDCLACSSCISDFTVKKPPTYNELKNDPLTFLISPHSKMSIYEHYITNLDNTFVETVSTCSNNINNRYIVFNDFEYLLVSFLKLKFNIVSIYDSSYIKSLLYESVYEESLTNNLIISDCPGTVTYIEKQAHHLLPYLSKTKTQQQVLLDFIKGKCISVVQCYDKMLEKDLNTSDTNNLDVDTNNLDVSFMTTYDFYKMIVEQGFFEYKDKIGIVNEWEKCNIKYHYGYLDYILHKKYYLNKNEELILDKNQSCKNKQIKNKFNEIKINGKRKLNINSEVLNNINIPGLEYTAKNGVFLYTWKSGNITKKYIRILGLEPFLNFIKETKIKGMNYEICEIYICNQGCINGPGQIYTENNINRDVYKNNSNNSSLLNSLLVGNLKTRTFKKIKSKTVKFQVDW; encoded by the coding sequence ATGAAATCTGAGAATAAGCCTTGTGTTTCTCCATTCACTTTCAAATTAGAAGACTGTCTCGCTTGCTCTTCTTGTATTTCTGACTTTACAGTCAAAAAGCCGCCAACTTAcaatgaattaaaaaatgacccattgacatttttaatatctcCACATTCTAAAATGAGTATATATGAACATTATATAACTAATTTAGATAATACATTTGTAGAAACAGTGTCTACATGTTCTAATAATATCAATAACAGATATATAGTATTTAATGACTTTGAATACCTTTTAGTATCATTTCTTAAATTGAAGTTTAATATAGTATCAATATATGACTCGTCATATATCAAGTCTCTTCTCTACGAGAGTGTCTACGAGGAATCTCTTACTAATAATCTCATTATAAGTGACTGCCCTGGTACAGTCACTTATATAGAAAAACAGGCGCACCATCTACTGCCTTATTTATCAAAGACTAAGACTCAGCAACAAGTCCTCTTGGATTTTATTAAAGGGAAGTGTATCAGTGTAGTCCAATGTTATGATAAGATGTTAGAAAAAGATCTTAATACATCAGACACTAATAATCTTGATGTAGACACTAATAATCTTGATGTATCTTTTATGACTACATATGATTTCTATAAGATGATAGTAGAACAAGGATTCTTTGAGTATAAAGATAAGATAGGAATAGTAAACGAATGGGAGaaatgtaatataaaatatcattatGGATATTTAGACTACATATTACacaagaaatattatttaaataaaaacgaaGAACTTATATTAGACAAAAATCAATCTTGTAagaataaacaaataaagaacaaatttaatgagataaagataaatggtaagagaaaattaaatataaactcggaagtattaaataatataaatattccaGGCTTAGAATACACTGCCAAAAATGGGGTCTTTTTGTATACCTGGAAATCAGGGAATATTACtaagaaatatataagGATTTTAGGCTTAGAACCATtcttgaattttataaaagagaCGAAAATCAAGGGGATGAATTATGAGATCTgtgaaatttatatttgtaatcAAGGATGTATAAATGGACCAGGGCAAATATATacagaaaataatataaacagAGAtgtatacaaaaataatagtaaTAATAGttcattattaaattcattattGGTTGGAAATCTTAAAACaagaacttttaaaaaaatcaaaagtAAAACTGTCAAGTTTCAAGTTGAttggtaa
- a CDS encoding E3 ubiquitin-protein ligase RNF13, whose amino-acid sequence MHNETPEDINNFLTIYLVHDTDQEEPNISPNTPTTDASLDSFITNLASRFNSESNVDVRVQRVNRPLRIIDSQNGVRSSSSYFVIFDFILNGINHQMNVERPHASLSETILIFESILAMRKNSAKMKKEHLKKFKRFRVTEKMMKESCSICMTRYKKREMARTLSCDHTFHVKCVDKWLLQHNCTCPVCRKKL is encoded by the coding sequence ATGCATAATGAAACTCCAGAAGACATAAACAACTTCTTGACTATTTATTTAGTACACGACACTGACCAAGAAGAACCAAATATCTCTCCAAACACTCCTACTACTGACGCATCTCTAGACTCATTCATTACTAATCTGGCCTCAAGATTCAATTCTGAATCCAATGTTGACGTCAGAGTGCAGCGTGTCAACAGACCACTACGGATTATTGACTCACAAAACGGAGTAAGGAGTTCCTCGTCATATTTCGtgatatttgattttatactAAATGGTATTAATCATCAGATGAATGTAGAGAGACCACATGCCAGTTTGAGCGAGACTATCTTGATTTTTGAGAGTATCTTGGCTATGAGGAAAAATAGTGCGAAAATGAAGAAAGAGCATTTGAAGAAGTTTAAAAGGTTTAGAGTTACAGAGAAAATGATGAAAGAGAGTTGTAGTATTTGTATGACTAGGTATAAGAAAAGAGAAATGGCTAGAACTTTGAGCTGTGATCATACATTTCATGTTAAATGTGTAGACAAGTGGCTACTTCAACATAATTGCACGTGTCCTGTGTGTAGGAAGAAACTCTAG